A window of Flavobacterium flavigenum contains these coding sequences:
- a CDS encoding porin family protein: protein MKKTVVLILLTLSTQGYSQFAKSMFSKDPIINLENWQKQRLYFGYYLGFNSFDFKFDYKEVTEDIQVKKTTGFNVGVVADLRLQEYVNLRFEPGLYYTKRDLHFSGVGNSESDYLREVNSTYIHFPLLLKFSALRTGNIRPYLTGGLSTTLNLSSNSKSKDDNFEGTFRTKSWSSAYEIGFGIDIFSEYFIFSPSIRGMFGITDELVRDNPGQPSPWTDNIDSMKSRAILINFTFH from the coding sequence ATGAAAAAAACAGTAGTCTTAATTTTATTAACATTATCCACACAGGGATATTCACAATTTGCTAAAAGTATGTTTAGCAAAGATCCTATTATTAATCTGGAAAACTGGCAGAAACAACGTTTATACTTTGGTTATTATTTAGGCTTTAACAGCTTTGATTTTAAATTTGATTATAAAGAAGTCACAGAAGATATCCAGGTAAAGAAAACAACAGGATTTAATGTTGGGGTTGTTGCAGATTTAAGACTACAGGAATATGTAAATTTGCGTTTTGAACCGGGTTTATACTACACAAAACGAGATTTGCATTTTTCGGGAGTAGGAAATTCAGAAAGTGATTATTTAAGAGAGGTGAACAGTACCTATATTCATTTTCCGTTACTATTAAAATTTTCGGCATTACGTACAGGAAATATCCGTCCTTATTTAACAGGAGGGCTTTCTACCACTCTAAATTTATCCAGCAATTCAAAGTCAAAAGACGACAACTTTGAGGGCACATTTAGAACTAAATCATGGAGTTCTGCTTATGAAATTGGTTTTGGCATCGATATTTTTTCTGAATATTTTATTTTTTCTCCCTCCATCAGAGGTATGTTTGGAATAACAGATGAATTAGTTCGTGATAATCCTGGTCAGCCGAGTCCATGGACAGACAACATAGATTCGATGAAATCAAGAGCAATTTTAATAAATTTTACTTTTCATTAA